A stretch of Lactuca sativa cultivar Salinas chromosome 6, Lsat_Salinas_v11, whole genome shotgun sequence DNA encodes these proteins:
- the LOC111905432 gene encoding uncharacterized protein LOC111905432: MQINFGSKLTEYLQLLKQLEYYGNVPNDLIHSFRSYALIVYRSDRQNSFSEPMPWIGIYIAIASLFCSFAMVADLIHGLRNRKLWFPCKYFTLNAASLSIIAVAMKLPMDLSNLMPGDVDQFAKIGSMGFMCTMMANLLPSLATMDSKELFTNIIALVVLVITLVVNVCIQIKTGVVSNTEVEHMLGGDHYSNYLSFYNQSIAIIYVAMILMLLMIHACSSLAIVKSKQILEVKYQSAHEAALMDQELQQPGRVLTVEKLKQHVSNYWIMAGTGSPQFMIACSATTSASGVVCALSTVLHVILMLFTVVNIKDYKSDYKWSMVMILIIQFIGSLLGTIAPLCRCFAALSFKLSIKWIWNNMKVFKVESYWTQKLSDLKESSIPFVSGSRKFKFHVQNLEALILGFCIRFQKAVVVACKIIGLIPVFIVICIFNCSCCWKWLKSKLTAFGIVFLKNSEQHETNENFSHYVLQLQGDMELAGITMKRISKSFDRLIKKAEKQEPSNLIKLLKGSTGFEGVEKFDNHHVPPLLLQEPLNCWSLPLATLTTIAISLPNIQKNIVDCLLSGVSEGLVYVKLVEESLNGIDEHVSIQKSAETLWVEVEVYNKWLGNKLQIFAPEVNTAGQILQWLRDTAKKMVVEVESTGIGVLIENSKCKSICANSMYRITESILLSYNTNIEELSQEELFVQLSVMIADILAACLTNLPQVITIKCHTSVIEKREASVHAAAQLLGETVQIINTLQDCELPCLDPDELAFIDKWRAYLKDPFP; this comes from the coding sequence ATGCAAATAAATTTTGGTTCGAAGCTAACTGAATATCTCCAGCTTTTGAAACAACTAGAGTATTATGGTAATGTTCCAAATGATTTGATACATTCCTTCAGGTCTTACGCTTTGATAGTATATCGGTCAGATCGACAAAACAGTTTCAGTGAACCTATGCCATGGATTGGGATCTATATCGCCATAGCATCTCTGTTTTGCAGCTTTGCAATGGTGGCTGATTTAATACATGGTTTGAGGAACAGAAAACTATGGTTTCCGTGTAAATACTTCACTCTGAATGCTGCTTCTCTATCTATAATAGCTGTTGCAATGAAGCTACCCATGGATCTAAGCAATTTAATGCCAGGTGACGTGGACCAGTTTGCAAAGATTGGAAGCATGGGATTTATGTGCACCATGATGGCTAATTTATTGCCTTCTCTAGCAACCATGGATAGCAAGGAACTTTTTACAAACATCATAGCTTTGGTTGTACTGGTAATTACATTGGTTGTGAATGTTTGCATTCAAATAAAAACCGGTGTTGTTTCCAACACTGAAGTGGAGCACATGTTAGGTGGTGATCATTATTCAAACTATTTGAGTTTTTACAATCAGTCAATAGCAATCATTTATGTTGCTATGATACTGATGTTGCTGATGATACATGCATGTTCATCTTTAGCGATTGTAAAGTCCAAACAGATACTAGAAGTGAAATACCAATCAGCTCATGAAGCAGCTTTAATGGATCAAGAGCTGCAACAACCAGGAAGAGTGTTAACTGTTGAGAAGCTAAAGCAGCATGTGAGCAACTACTGGATCATGGCAGGAACTGGAAGCCCCCAATTTATGATAGCTTGCTCTGCTACAACCTCTGCTTCGGGGGTAGTATGTGCTTTAAGTACTGTCTTACATGTTATTCTTATGCTTTTCACTGTTGTAAATATAAAGGACTATAAGTCTGATTATAAGTGGTCAATGGTGATGATTCTCATAATACAATTTATCGGATCCTTGCTGGGTACTATTGCCCCACTTTGTAGATGTTTTGCAGCCTTAAGCTTTAAACTGTCCATAAAATGGATTTGGAACAATATGAAGGTCTTTAAAGTGGAGAGCTACTGGACTCAGAAGTTATCTGATTTGAAAGAGAGTAGCATACCATTCGTTTCTGGTAGCCGAAAATTCAAGTTTCATGTCCAGAATTTGGAGGCCCTCATCCTTGGATTTTGCATACGATTTCAGAAGGCAGTTGTGGTAGCATGCAAGATAATAGGCCTCATCCCAGTTTTCATAGTGATCTGTATCTTTAATTGCTCCTGTTGTTGGAAGTGGTTAAAGTCCAAGTTAACTGCATTTGGTATTGTGTTTTTAAAAAACTCTGAGCAACATGAAACAAATGAAAACTTTAGCCATTATGTTTTACAACTTCAAGGCGATATGGAGCTTGCTGGGATAACAATGAAACGGATTTCAAAATCGTTCGACCGCTTGATCAAGAAGGCTGAAAAACAAGAACCCTCCAATCTTATAAAGCTTCTAAAGGGATCTACAGGTTTTGAAGGAGTTGAAAAGTTTGACAACCATCATGTTCCACCTTTACTTTTACAAGAGCCTCTCAATTGCTGGAGCTTACCTTTGGCAACCTTGACAACCATCGCCATATCTCTTCCTAACATCCAAAAGAACATAGTCGATTGCTTGCTGAGTGGTGTGAGTGAAGGTCTTGTATATGTCAAACTTGTGGAAGAAAGTCTTAACGGTATCGATGAGCATGTAAGCATTCAAAAATCAGCTGAAACTTTGTGGGTAGAAGTTGAAGTCTACAACAAATGGTTAGGAAACAAGCTACAAATCTTTGCTCCCGAAGTGAATACAGCAGGACAGATTCTTCAATGGTTGAGGGATACAGCTAAAAAGATGGTTGTTGAGGTGGAAAGTACGGGTATTGGAGTACTTATTGAAAACTCCAAATGCAAGTCTATTTGTGCCAATTCAATGTATCGTATCACCGAATCAATCCTGCTTTCTTACAACACCAACATTGAAGAGCTTAGCCAAGAGGAATTATTTGTGCAGTTATCAGTAATGATAGCTGATATATTGGCTGCATGTCTCACCAACTTACCCCAAGTCATTACAATTAAATGCCACACAAGTGTAATAGAGAAAAGGGAGGCGAGTGTCCATGCTGCAGCCCAGCTTCTTGGAGAGACTGTGCAGATAATCAACACCCTCCAAGATTGTGAACTTCCATGCTTGGATCCAGATGAGTTGGCATTTATTGACAAGTGGCGTGCTTACTTAAAAGATCCATTTCCTTAA